A genomic region of Tamandua tetradactyla isolate mTamTet1 chromosome 2, mTamTet1.pri, whole genome shotgun sequence contains the following coding sequences:
- the MAP7D1 gene encoding MAP7 domain-containing protein 1 isoform X5, with translation MESGPHAEPGPDAPPAMAARIPPEPRPSPEGDPFPPPPPPPMSALIPDTPPDTPPAMKNPASPKQLPVEPESPSGQVEPVPEPPQESPSSESKSRGPTPPATGPRDTRPPRRSSQPSPTAVPTSESPSTKQDAKKAGERHKLAKERREERAKYLAAKKAVWLEKEEKAKALREKQLQERRRRLEEQRLKAEQRRAALEERQRQKLEKNKERYEAAIQRSVKKTWTEIRQQRWSWAGALHHSSPGRKTSGSRCSVSAVNLPKHVDSIINKRLSKSSATLWNSPSRNRSLQLSAWESSIVDRLMTPTLSFLARSRSAVTLPRNGRDQVVPLCPRSASASPLTPPCSALRSVHRCVPSGERRKPSAGGSPALARRRPEASPLQKKEKKDKDRENEKEKSALARERSLKKRQSLPASPRPRLSAGTASELSPKAKARPSSPSTSWHRPASPCPSPSPGHTLPPKPPSPRGTTASPKGRIRRKDETKESPSAAGPENKNQTKGRAGDEKEPAAPASPAPSPVPSPTLAQPQKEQPTVEIPAGTAVLISPPAPAPPVTPSKPMAGTTDREEATRLLAEKRRQAREQREREEQERKLQAERDKRMREEQLAREAEARAEREAEARRQEEQEAREKAQAEQEEQERLQKQKEEAEARSREEAERQRLEREKHFQREEQERQERRKRLEEIMKRTRKSEAAETKKQERKEAKDNSSPGLQKEAVQKEELAPQETQWSMPSKESPGSLVNGLQPLPTHQENGFSPKGPPGDKSLGRTPEALLPFAEAEAFLKKAVVQPPQVTEVL, from the exons CTATGGCAGCCAGGATCCCCCCAGAGCCAAGACCTTCTCCAGAAGGGGACCcctttccaccaccaccaccaccgccgaTGTCAGCCCTGATCCCTGACACTCCCCCGGACACCCCTCCTGCCATGAAGAACCCTGCTAGCCCTAAGCAGCTCCCAGTGGAACCAGAGAGCCCCTCAGGGCAAGTGGAGCCTGTGCCAGAGCCCCCACAGGAGTCCCCTTCCTCAGAATCGAAGAGCAGAGGCCCCACCCCGCCAGCCACAGGCCCACGGGATACCAGGCCTCCTCGAAGGAGCAGCCAGCCATCCCCAACGGCAGTGCCAACCTCCGAGAGCCCTTCCACCAaacaag ATGcgaaaaaggcaggagaaaggcACAAGCTGGCTAAAGAGCGGCGAGAAGAGCGAGCCAAGTACCTGG CGGCCAAGAAGGCAGTGTGgctggaaaaggaggagaaggccAAGGCGCTACGGGAGAAACAGCTCCAGGAGCGCCGGCGGCGGCTGGAAGAGCAGCGGCTTAAAGCCGAGCAACGACGAGCGGCCCTGGAGGAGCGGCAACGGCAGAAGCTGGAGAAAAACAAG GAGCGCTATGAAGCAGCCATCCAGCGGTCCGTGAAGAAGACCTGGACTGAAATCCGGCAGCAGCGCTGGTCCTGGGCAGGGGCCCTGCACCACAGCTCCCCAGGACGTAAGACCA GTGGGAGCAGGTGCTCTGTGTCGGCAGTAAACCTGCCCAAACATGTGGACTCTATAATCAACAAGCGGCTCTCAAAGTCCTCTGCCACGCTCTGGAACTCCCCCAGTAGAA ATCGGAGCTTGCAGCTGAGCGCATGGGAAAGCAGCATCGTAGACCGCCTAATGACGCCCACCCTCTCCTTCCTGGCACGGAGTCGCAGCGCAGTCACTCTGCCCCGCAACGGCCGGGACCAGG TCGTACCCTTGTGCCCACGCTCAGCCTCTGCCAGCCCTCTGACACCACCGTGCAGCGCCCTGCGAAGCGTGCACCGCTGTGTCCCCTCCGGGGAGCGCCGCAAGCCCAGTGCCGGGGGCAGCCCTGCCCTGGCCCGCCGCCGGCCCGAGGCCTCGCCA CtgcagaaaaaagagaagaaggacaAGGACCGGGAAAACGAGAAGGAGAAGAGCGCCCTGGCCCGCGAGCGCAGTCTGAAAAAGCGCCAGTCGCTGCCTGCCTCCCCACGCCCGCGCCTGTCCGCGGGCACGGCCTCTGAGctcag TCCCAAAGCCAAGGCTCGGCCGTCCTCTCCCTCCACATCCTGGCACAGGCCTGCCTCTCCCTGTCCCAGTCCCAGCCCAGGCCACACTCTGCCCCCAAAACCACCATCCCCCCGAGGCACCACTGCATCACCCAAGGGACGAATTCGGAGGAAGGATGAGACAAAGGAGAGCCCCAGTGCAGCAGGACCTGAGAACAAGAACCAGACCAAGGGCAGGGCCGGTGATGAGAAGGAGCCAGCAGCCCCAGCCTCACCAGCCCCCTCGCCTGTGCCCTCACCCACCCTAGCCCAGCCCCAGAAGGAGCAGCCCACAGTGGAGATCCCTGCAG GTACTGCTGTCCTCAtctcacccccagcccctgcgCCCCCAGTGACCCCTAGCAAACCCATGGCTGGCACGACAGACCGAGAGGAGGCCACTCGGCTCTTGGCTGAGAAGCGGCGCCAGGCCCGGGAGCAGCGGGAGCGCGAGGAGCAGGAGCGAAAGCTGCAGGCCGAACGGGACAA GCGAATGAGAGAGGAACAGCTGGCGCGGGAGGCCGAGGCCCGAGCCGAGCGCGAGGCGGAGGCCCGGAGGCAGGAGGAGCAGGAGGCCCGAGAGAAGGCGCAGGCCGAGCAGGAGGAGCAGGAGCGGCTGCAGAAGCAG AAAGAGGAGGCGGAAGCTCGGTCCCGTGAAGAAGCCGAACGGCAGCGGCTGGAGCGGGAAAAGCACTTCCAGCGCGAGGAGCAGGAGCGGCAGGAGCGTAGAAAG CGTCTGGAGGAGATCATGAAGCGGACTCGGAAGTCAGAAGCTGCTGAGACCAAG aagcaggaaagaaaggaggCAAAAGACAATTCCAGCCCAG GGCTGCAGAAGGAAGCTGTGCAGAAGGAGGAGCTGGCCCCGCAGGAGACTCAGTGGAG CATGCCAAGCAAGGAGTCTCCAGGATCCCTGGTGAACGGCCTTCAGCCTCTCCCGACACATCAAGAGAACGGCTTCTCCCCTAAGGGCCCCCCCGGGGATAAGAGTCTGGGCCGAACGCCGGAAGCACTCTTGCCCTTTGCAGAAGCAGAAGCCTTCCTCAAGAAAGCGGTGGTACAGCCCCCGCAGGTTACAG AAGTCCTTTAA
- the MAP7D1 gene encoding MAP7 domain-containing protein 1 isoform X2, which yields MESGPHAEPGPDAPPAMAARIPPEPRPSPEGDPFPPPPPPPMSALIPDTPPDTPPAMKNPASPKQLPVEPESPSGQVEPVPEPPQESPSSESKSRGPTPPATGPRDTRPPRRSSQPSPTAVPTSESPSTKQDAKKAGERHKLAKERREERAKYLAAKKAVWLEKEEKAKALREKQLQERRRRLEEQRLKAEQRRAALEERQRQKLEKNKERYEAAIQRSVKKTWTEIRQQRWSWAGALHHSSPGRKTSGSRCSVSAVNLPKHVDSIINKRLSKSSATLWNSPSRNRSLQLSAWESSIVDRLMTPTLSFLARSRSAVTLPRNGRDQVVPLCPRSASASPLTPPCSALRSVHRCVPSGERRKPSAGGSPALARRRPEASPLQKKEKKDKDRENEKEKSALARERSLKKRQSLPASPRPRLSAGTASELSPKAKARPSSPSTSWHRPASPCPSPSPGHTLPPKPPSPRGTTASPKGRIRRKDETKESPSAAGPENKNQTKGRAGDEKEPAAPASPAPSPVPSPTLAQPQKEQPTVEIPAGTAVLISPPAPAPPVTPSKPMAGTTDREEATRLLAEKRRQAREQREREEQERKLQAERDKRMREEQLAREAEARAEREAEARRQEEQEAREKAQAEQEEQERLQKQKEEAEARSREEAERQRLEREKHFQREEQERQERRKRLEEIMKRTRKSEAAETKKQERKEAKDNSSPDPVKAMESPPSGLQKEAVQKEELAPQETQWSMPSKESPGSLVNGLQPLPTHQENGFSPKGPPGDKSLGRTPEALLPFAEAEAFLKKAVVQPPQVTEVL from the exons CTATGGCAGCCAGGATCCCCCCAGAGCCAAGACCTTCTCCAGAAGGGGACCcctttccaccaccaccaccaccgccgaTGTCAGCCCTGATCCCTGACACTCCCCCGGACACCCCTCCTGCCATGAAGAACCCTGCTAGCCCTAAGCAGCTCCCAGTGGAACCAGAGAGCCCCTCAGGGCAAGTGGAGCCTGTGCCAGAGCCCCCACAGGAGTCCCCTTCCTCAGAATCGAAGAGCAGAGGCCCCACCCCGCCAGCCACAGGCCCACGGGATACCAGGCCTCCTCGAAGGAGCAGCCAGCCATCCCCAACGGCAGTGCCAACCTCCGAGAGCCCTTCCACCAaacaag ATGcgaaaaaggcaggagaaaggcACAAGCTGGCTAAAGAGCGGCGAGAAGAGCGAGCCAAGTACCTGG CGGCCAAGAAGGCAGTGTGgctggaaaaggaggagaaggccAAGGCGCTACGGGAGAAACAGCTCCAGGAGCGCCGGCGGCGGCTGGAAGAGCAGCGGCTTAAAGCCGAGCAACGACGAGCGGCCCTGGAGGAGCGGCAACGGCAGAAGCTGGAGAAAAACAAG GAGCGCTATGAAGCAGCCATCCAGCGGTCCGTGAAGAAGACCTGGACTGAAATCCGGCAGCAGCGCTGGTCCTGGGCAGGGGCCCTGCACCACAGCTCCCCAGGACGTAAGACCA GTGGGAGCAGGTGCTCTGTGTCGGCAGTAAACCTGCCCAAACATGTGGACTCTATAATCAACAAGCGGCTCTCAAAGTCCTCTGCCACGCTCTGGAACTCCCCCAGTAGAA ATCGGAGCTTGCAGCTGAGCGCATGGGAAAGCAGCATCGTAGACCGCCTAATGACGCCCACCCTCTCCTTCCTGGCACGGAGTCGCAGCGCAGTCACTCTGCCCCGCAACGGCCGGGACCAGG TCGTACCCTTGTGCCCACGCTCAGCCTCTGCCAGCCCTCTGACACCACCGTGCAGCGCCCTGCGAAGCGTGCACCGCTGTGTCCCCTCCGGGGAGCGCCGCAAGCCCAGTGCCGGGGGCAGCCCTGCCCTGGCCCGCCGCCGGCCCGAGGCCTCGCCA CtgcagaaaaaagagaagaaggacaAGGACCGGGAAAACGAGAAGGAGAAGAGCGCCCTGGCCCGCGAGCGCAGTCTGAAAAAGCGCCAGTCGCTGCCTGCCTCCCCACGCCCGCGCCTGTCCGCGGGCACGGCCTCTGAGctcag TCCCAAAGCCAAGGCTCGGCCGTCCTCTCCCTCCACATCCTGGCACAGGCCTGCCTCTCCCTGTCCCAGTCCCAGCCCAGGCCACACTCTGCCCCCAAAACCACCATCCCCCCGAGGCACCACTGCATCACCCAAGGGACGAATTCGGAGGAAGGATGAGACAAAGGAGAGCCCCAGTGCAGCAGGACCTGAGAACAAGAACCAGACCAAGGGCAGGGCCGGTGATGAGAAGGAGCCAGCAGCCCCAGCCTCACCAGCCCCCTCGCCTGTGCCCTCACCCACCCTAGCCCAGCCCCAGAAGGAGCAGCCCACAGTGGAGATCCCTGCAG GTACTGCTGTCCTCAtctcacccccagcccctgcgCCCCCAGTGACCCCTAGCAAACCCATGGCTGGCACGACAGACCGAGAGGAGGCCACTCGGCTCTTGGCTGAGAAGCGGCGCCAGGCCCGGGAGCAGCGGGAGCGCGAGGAGCAGGAGCGAAAGCTGCAGGCCGAACGGGACAA GCGAATGAGAGAGGAACAGCTGGCGCGGGAGGCCGAGGCCCGAGCCGAGCGCGAGGCGGAGGCCCGGAGGCAGGAGGAGCAGGAGGCCCGAGAGAAGGCGCAGGCCGAGCAGGAGGAGCAGGAGCGGCTGCAGAAGCAG AAAGAGGAGGCGGAAGCTCGGTCCCGTGAAGAAGCCGAACGGCAGCGGCTGGAGCGGGAAAAGCACTTCCAGCGCGAGGAGCAGGAGCGGCAGGAGCGTAGAAAG CGTCTGGAGGAGATCATGAAGCGGACTCGGAAGTCAGAAGCTGCTGAGACCAAG aagcaggaaagaaaggaggCAAAAGACAATTCCAGCCCAG ACCCTGTGAAGGCCATGGAGTCTCCCCCCTCAGGGCTGCAGAAGGAAGCTGTGCAGAAGGAGGAGCTGGCCCCGCAGGAGACTCAGTGGAG CATGCCAAGCAAGGAGTCTCCAGGATCCCTGGTGAACGGCCTTCAGCCTCTCCCGACACATCAAGAGAACGGCTTCTCCCCTAAGGGCCCCCCCGGGGATAAGAGTCTGGGCCGAACGCCGGAAGCACTCTTGCCCTTTGCAGAAGCAGAAGCCTTCCTCAAGAAAGCGGTGGTACAGCCCCCGCAGGTTACAG AAGTCCTTTAA